The following coding sequences are from one Gossypium raimondii isolate GPD5lz chromosome 4, ASM2569854v1, whole genome shotgun sequence window:
- the LOC105780563 gene encoding ribose-phosphate pyrophosphokinase 4 — translation MENNNNQVTGELKSGNKKQVRLFYCMECEELARKVAAHSQLITLQSINWRSFDDGFPNLFINNAHDIRGQHVAFLASFSSPAVIFEQLSVIYNLPRLFVASFTLVLPFFPTGSFERMEEEGDVATAFTMARILSNIPISRGGPTSVVIYDIHALQERFYFGDHVLPLFETGIPLLKQRLHQLSDADKIVVAFPDDGAWKRFHKLLDHFPTVICTKVREGDKRIVQIKEGNPTGCHVVIVDDLVQSGGTLIECQKVLFARGAAKVSAYVTHGVFPKCSWERFTQKNNRSEKGFAYFWITDSCPQTVKAVENTAPFEVLSLAGSIADALQI, via the exons atggagAACAATAACAACCAGGTCACGGGAGAGTTGAAGTCTGGGAATAAGAAGCAGGTTCGATTGTTTTACTGTATGGAGTGTGAAGAGCTTGCCCGTAAAGTTGCTGCTCACTCCCAACTCATTACCCTTCAATCTATCAACTGGAG GAGCTTTGATGATGGATTTCCAAATCTTTTCATAAACAATGCACATGATATCCGAGGTCAGCATGTTGCTTTTCTCGCATCCTTCAGCTCCCCAGCTGTTATCTTTGAACAGCTTTCCGTCATATATAATCTTCCGCGATTGTTTGTTGCTTCCTTCACTTTGGTGTTGCCATTCTTTCCAACTGGCTCCTTTGAGAGAATGGAAGAAGAAGGAGATGTTGCAACTGCATTTACCATGGCAAGGATTTTGTCAAATATTCCCATATCTAGGGGTGGTCCTACAAGCGTAGTTATTTATGACATCCATGCTTTGCAg GAAAGATTTTATTTCGGAGACCATGTGTTGCCATTATTTGAGACTGGGATTCCTCTTCTAAAGCAGCGTCTTCATCAGCTCTCTGATGCTGATAAG ATAGTTGTTGCATTTCCAGATGATGGAGCTTGGAAACGATTTCACAAGTTGTTGGACCATTTTCCAACG GTTATCTGCACAAAGGTTCGTGAGGGTGACAAGAGGATAGTTCAAATCAAGGAGGGAAATCCCACCGGTTGTCATGTGGTTATAGTTGATGACTTGGTGCAATCTGGAGGCACTCTCATTGAATGCCAG AAAGTTCTGTTCGCTCGTGGTGCGGCAAAGGTGAGCGCATATGTCACTCATGGTGTTTTCCCGAAGTGTTCCTGGGAGCGGTTTACGCAGAAGAACAACA GGTCGGAGAAGGGATTTGCCTACTTTTGGATCACAGATTCATGCCCCCAGACTGTGAAAGCCGTTGAAAACACAGCTCCTTTTGAAGTTCTGAGTCTTGCGGGATCAATTGCTGATGCTCTCCAAATTTAA
- the LOC105779757 gene encoding protein MEI2-like 2: MEESSKGPTSSQAGGPSDTPSVNISRKWETGALGIPRRTEAYHSSSDASLFSSSLPVLPHEKLNFTDGENSGHSVDDNSPELRKLELKNEGKDPLEDVETNAIGNLLPDDEDDLLAGIMDDFDLNELPSQLEDLEEYDVFGTGGGMELDFEPQEGLNIGISKMNLSEGVLANGIGHYPLTNGVGTVAGEHPYGEHPSRTLFVRNINSNVEDSELRSLFEHYGDIRTLYTACKHRGFVMISYYDIRAARTAMRALQNKPLRRRKLDIHFSIPKDNPSEKDINQGTLVIFNLDPSVSNDDLRQIFGDYGEVKEIRETPHKRHHKFIEFYDVRAAEAALRALNRSDIAGKRIKLEPSRPGGARRNLMQQLSQELEQDEARSFRHHIGSPVASSPPGNWAQFGSPVEQTPLHAFSKSPGLGSFSPVNSNNLPGLASILPHQLPNSPKIAPIGKDQSKTNNTNPIFTNSGAMQGASYQHSRSFSEQKVSASPGPISAFGESTSSSSGIGTLTGPQFLWGSPTPYSERANSAWPTPSVTHPFSSSGQGFPYASRHGSFLGSSNHHHVGSAPSGVHLDRHFNYLSESPETSFMNPVSFAGVGLNRSNGSFLMNIGARGTIGAGVGHLGNVTENGSPSFRMMSMPRHGPIFLGNGSYPGQGTAGNEGLADRSRSRLVENNGNQIDNKKQYQLDLDKIINGEDTRTTLMIKNIPNKYTSKMLLAAIDENHRGTYDFLYLPIDFKNKCNVGYAFINMISPSHIVSFYQAFNGKKWEKFNSEKVASLAYARIQGKAALVAHFQNSSLMNEDKRCRPILFHSEGQETSDQEHFLSCNLNICIRQPDGSYSGDSLESPKGLLDEKPEKS, encoded by the exons ATGGAGGAAAGTTCTAAAGGTCCAACCTCAAGTCAAGCTGGAG GTCCATCCGATACTCCTTCAGTCAACATTTCTAGAAAGTGGGAAACTGGTGCATTGGGAATCCCGCGTAGAACTGAGGCATATCATTCATCAAGTGATGCAAGCTTATTTTCTAGTTCATTACCTGTCCTTCCTCATGAAAAAC TGAACTTTACTGATGGTGAAAATTCTGGTCATTCTGTTGATGATAACTCGCCCGAGTTACGTAAGCTAGAGTTAAAAAATGAAGGAAAGGACCCACtcgaagatgttgaaacaaatGCAATTGGAAATTTACTTCCTGATGATGAAGATGACCTCCTTGCTGGCATAATGGATGACTTCGACTTAAATGAGTTGCCTAGTCAGTTGGAGGACTTGGAAGAATATGATGTCTTTGGTACTGGAGGGGGAATGGAGTTGGACTTTGAACCTCAAGAGGGCCTTAATATTGGTATATCAAAGATGAACCTATCTGAAGGGGTTCTTGCAAATGGGATTGGTCATTACCCTCTTACAAATGGTGTGGGAACAGTGGCTGGGGAACACCCCTATGGTGAGCATCCTTCAAGAACATTGTTTGTACGAAATATCAATAGTAATGTTGAAGACTCTGAATTGAGATCTCTCTTTGAG CATTATGGAGATATCAGAACTTTGTACACTGCATGCAAGCATAGGGGTTTTGTAATGATTTCATATTATGATATTCGAGCTGCACGCACTGCGATGCGTGCATTACAAAATAAGCCGCTAAGGCGAAGAAAACTGGACATTCACTTCTCAATTCCAAAG GATAACCCATCGGAGAAAGATATAAATCAGGGAACTcttgtaatatttaatttggatcCATCAGTATCAAATGATGACCTTCGCCAAATATTTGGGGATTATGGAGAGGTCAAAGAg ATCAGGGAAACACCACATAAGCGACACCATAAATTCATAGAATTTTATGATGTTAGAGCTGCAGAGGCTGCTCTTAGAGCATTGAATCGGAGTGACATAGCTGGGAAACGCATAAAGCTTGAACCTAGCCGTCCTGGTGGAGCTCGTCGAAA CTTGATGCAGCAGCTAAGTCAGGAGCTTGAACAGGACGAAGCACGAAGTTTTAGACATCACATTGGTTCTCCGGTTGCTAGCTCTCCTCCTG GAAATTGGGCACAATTTGGCAGCCCTGTTGAACAAACTCCGTTGCATGCTTTTAGCAAGTCTCCTGGTTTGGGATCTTTTAGCCCTGTAAATAGCAATAATTTGCCTGGACTAGCTTCAATTCTCCCACATCAGTTGCCTAACTCTCCAAAGATTGCACCTATTGGGAAGGATCAAAGCAAGACCAATAATACAAACCCAATTTTTACTAATTCTGGAGCAATGCAAGGAGCATCCTACCAGCATTCGAGATCCTTCTCTGAGCAAAAGGTAAGTGCAAGCCCTGGACCGATCTCTGCCTTTGGTGAATCTACTTCAAGTTCATCTGGTATTGGAACATTGACCGGTCCTCAGTTTCTATGGGGAAGTCCCACTCCTTACTCTGAGCGTGCTAATTCTGCTTGGCCAACACCATCAGTGACGCACCCTTTTTCATCAAGTGGACAAGGTTTTCCGTATGCTAGTCGGCATGGCTCATTTCTTGGTTCAAGCAACCACCATCATGTGGGATCTGCTCCTTCTGGTGTGCATCTTGATAGGCACTTTAACTATCTCTCTGAGTCGCCTGAAACATCCTTTATGAATCCTGTTTCTTTTGCTGGTGTGGGTTTAAATCGTAGCAATGGAAGTTTTTTGATGAATATTGGTGCTCGTGGAACTATTGGTGCTGGTGTTGGTCACCTAGGAAATGTAACTGAAAATGGTTCGCCTAGTTTCAGAATGATGTCAATGCCAAGACATGGTCCTATTTTCCTTGGGAATGGTTCTTATCCTGGACAAGGTACAGCTGGCAATGAAGGGTTGGCTGACCGCAGTCGAAGTCGGCTAGTTGAAAATAATGGAAACCAGATTGATAACAAGAAGCAGTATCAGCTTGATttggataaaataattaatggaGAAGATACTAGGACCActttaatgattaaaaatatccCCAACAA GTATACTTCGAAGATGCTGCTTGCTGCTATTGATGAGAATCACCGGGGCACTTACGATTTTCTCTATTTGCCAATTGATTTCAAG AACAAGTGCAATGTAGGTTATGCTTTCATCAATATGATCTCCCCTTCACATATTGTCTCCTTCTACCAG GCTTTTAATGGAAAGAAATGGGAGAAGTTCAACAGTGAGAAGGTGGCGTCATTGGCCTATGCTCGAATCCAGGGCAAGGCTGCTCTTGTGGCACATTTCCAGAATTCAAGCTTAATGAATGAAGATAAGAGATGCCGGCCAATTCTGTTTCATTCAGAGGGCCAAGAGACCAGTGATCAg GAGCATTTCCTCTCTTGCAATTTGAACATCTGTATTCGTCAACCAGACGGGTCCTATTCCGGGGATTCATTGGAGAGCCCGAAGGGCCTTCTGGATGAGAAGCCAGAGAAGAGTTAA